From a region of the Zingiber officinale cultivar Zhangliang chromosome 4B, Zo_v1.1, whole genome shotgun sequence genome:
- the LOC121978187 gene encoding MADS-box transcription factor 14-like has translation MRTIQGNWHQEYGKLKAKIEVLSKSQRHLMGEQLDSLSHKELQQLENQLDNSLKHIRSRKNQVVFDSITELQRKKALQEQNKSLEKQILEEQKAKALTQQPHWEQAQTSSSSPPFLLADADHTLNIGCYQGRATIGGEVEAAEVQARINGSILPPWMLNHLNG, from the exons ATGAGGACCATACAGGGAAACTGGCATCAAGAATATGGCAAACTTAAGGCCAAGATTGAGGTTTTAAGTAAAAGTCAAAG GCATCTAATGGGGGAGCAACTCGATTCCTTGAGCCACAAAGAACTCCAACAGCTAGAAAATCAGCTAGACAATTCTTTGAAACATATCCGGTCAAGAAAG AACCAAGTGGTGTTTGACTCTATCACTGAGCTTCAGAGGAAG AAGGCACTACAGGAGCAAAACAAGAGTTTGGAGAAGCAA ATCCTAGAGGAGCAGAAGGCCAAGGCTCTCACCCAGCAGCCACACTGGGAACAAGCCCAAACAAGTTCCTCCTCTCCACCCTTTTTGTTGGCTGATGCTGACCATACCTTGAATATTGG GTGCTACCAAGGAAGGGCAACCATAGGAGGGGAGGTAGAAGCTGCAGAGGTCCAGGCTCGGATCAATGGCAGCATATTGCCTCCCTGGATGCTCAACCATTTGAATGGCTAG